A region from the Phycisphaerae bacterium genome encodes:
- the gcvPB gene encoding aminomethyl-transferring glycine dehydrogenase subunit GcvPB, whose product MSRVPGTRQVDHPLLFELGGSGLNSAWLPASDVPAAKPSDLPTELRAEAPPALPEVGELAVVRHYKRLAHRNFSVDANFYPLGSCTMKYNPRINERVAAMSGFAHLHPCQEDADVQGTLELLYRLRCDLAEIAGLAEVTLQPAAGAHGEMTGLMIINAYHRSRGEHRQKVLAPDTAHGTNPASCAVCGRDACTVRSKPNGRVDLDDLRAQVDENTVAMMITNPNTCGVFDEQIADIAKILHAKGAQLYFDGANMNAVLGMTRPGDFGVDVMHFNTHKTFSTPHGGGGPGAGPVAVAEHLRPFLPVPQVVKKSDGTFGWDADRPASIGKVRSFYGQIGVLVRAYTYIRSLGHDGLKDVAERAVLAANYLAARLKNRYKLPFPPPYAHEFILVPEFPGSDVTEHDIAKRLIDHGIHPPTMSWPIHHCLMIEPTETESLSTLDQFVTAMLDIADEIERDSETVRSAPHTMPVRRLDEVTASRKPNVRWKGE is encoded by the coding sequence ATGTCCAGAGTTCCCGGAACACGTCAGGTGGATCATCCGCTGCTGTTTGAGCTTGGCGGCTCGGGTTTGAATTCCGCGTGGCTGCCTGCTTCCGATGTTCCCGCGGCCAAGCCCTCAGACCTCCCCACGGAGCTTCGCGCCGAGGCCCCCCCGGCCCTGCCCGAAGTCGGCGAGCTGGCCGTCGTCCGCCACTACAAGCGCCTCGCCCACCGCAACTTCAGCGTCGACGCCAACTTCTACCCGTTGGGCAGTTGCACGATGAAGTACAACCCGCGGATCAACGAGCGTGTCGCGGCCATGTCCGGATTCGCCCACTTGCATCCCTGCCAGGAAGACGCCGACGTTCAGGGAACCCTCGAACTGCTCTACCGCCTGCGCTGCGACCTGGCCGAAATCGCCGGTCTGGCCGAGGTTACACTCCAGCCCGCGGCCGGGGCTCACGGCGAAATGACCGGGCTGATGATCATCAACGCCTATCACCGCAGCCGGGGCGAGCATCGCCAGAAGGTTCTCGCCCCCGACACGGCTCATGGCACCAACCCCGCATCGTGCGCCGTTTGCGGACGGGACGCCTGCACGGTTCGCTCCAAGCCCAACGGCCGGGTCGATCTCGACGACCTCCGCGCCCAGGTCGACGAGAACACCGTGGCGATGATGATCACCAACCCCAACACCTGCGGCGTGTTTGACGAGCAGATCGCGGACATCGCCAAGATTCTCCACGCCAAAGGCGCCCAGCTTTACTTCGACGGGGCCAACATGAACGCCGTGCTGGGCATGACCCGCCCCGGCGATTTCGGCGTGGACGTGATGCACTTCAACACGCACAAGACCTTCAGCACGCCGCACGGGGGCGGTGGTCCCGGCGCGGGTCCGGTAGCGGTGGCGGAGCATCTGCGACCGTTCCTGCCCGTTCCGCAAGTGGTCAAGAAGTCCGACGGCACCTTCGGTTGGGATGCCGACCGGCCGGCGTCCATCGGCAAGGTACGCTCGTTCTACGGTCAGATCGGCGTGCTCGTCCGGGCGTATACGTATATCCGCAGTCTCGGTCACGACGGGCTCAAGGACGTGGCCGAACGGGCCGTGCTGGCGGCCAATTACCTCGCCGCCCGGCTGAAGAATCGTTACAAGCTGCCCTTCCCGCCGCCGTACGCCCACGAGTTCATCCTTGTGCCGGAGTTCCCGGGGAGTGATGTTACCGAGCACGACATCGCCAAGCGGCTCATCGACCACGGCATTCACCCGCCGACGATGAGCTGGCCGATCCACCATTGTCTGATGATCGAGCCGACGGAGACGGAATCGTTGTCGACGCTGGATCAGTTCGTCACCGCGATGCTGGACATTGCCGACGAAATCGAGCGCGATTCGGAGACGGTGCGCTCGGCTCCGCACACCATGCCCGTCCGCCGATTGGACGAGGTCACGGCCAGTAGGAAGCCGAACGTGCGGTGGAAGGGGGAGTAG
- the rpe gene encoding ribulose-phosphate 3-epimerase, with product MSRFPLADPKVRIAPSLLAADFARLEEQVALIEHDTDVLHLDVMDGHFVPNISFGVPVIKSLRSRSKLFFDAHLMITEPQRYAEAFAKAGCDLITFHIEVTSNPGEVVEHIRGLGRYVGVSLNPTTPAEAIAAIVEKVDLVLVMSVWPGFGGQSFMAEVVPKVEALRKRLRPDQRLEIDGGIDARTIAQASAAGADTFVAGTAVFGKPEPLAAMLELRRLAEEARTKEIE from the coding sequence GTGAGCCGATTTCCCCTCGCTGATCCGAAGGTCCGCATCGCCCCGTCGCTTCTGGCGGCCGATTTTGCGCGGCTGGAGGAGCAGGTGGCCCTGATCGAGCACGACACGGATGTCCTCCATCTTGACGTGATGGACGGGCATTTCGTGCCCAACATCAGCTTCGGTGTGCCGGTGATCAAGTCCCTGCGGAGCCGGTCGAAGCTGTTCTTCGACGCCCACCTGATGATTACCGAGCCGCAGCGTTACGCCGAGGCCTTCGCCAAGGCCGGGTGCGATCTCATTACGTTCCACATCGAGGTGACCAGCAACCCGGGGGAAGTCGTGGAGCACATCCGCGGGCTGGGTCGATACGTCGGAGTATCGCTCAACCCGACGACGCCGGCCGAGGCCATTGCCGCCATTGTCGAGAAAGTCGATTTGGTCCTGGTGATGAGCGTCTGGCCGGGGTTCGGGGGGCAGTCGTTCATGGCCGAGGTTGTGCCCAAGGTCGAGGCGCTGCGGAAGCGGCTTCGGCCGGACCAGCGGCTGGAAATCGACGGCGGAATTGACGCTCGAACGATCGCACAGGCTTCGGCTGCGGGAGCGGATACGTTCGTTGCCGGTACGGCGGTGTTCGGAAAGCCGGAGCCGCTTGCAGCCATGCTTGAATTGCGACGTCTGGCGGAGGAAGCCCGGACAAAGGAGATCGAATAG
- a CDS encoding acetyl-CoA carboxylase carboxyltransferase subunit beta, producing the protein MSEERAGVPAGLWARCESCGHMVYEKEVAEALFVCPECDHHRRIDARTRIEQIVDPGSFEEFAVDLRSTDPLGFQDRLPYKERLIQEEEKTGEKEAVVVGRAFIRGRAVILAVMNPKFIMASMGAVVGEKITRAIEQARDENVPVVIVTASGGARMQEGMVSLVQMAKTSAALAQLDDAKGLSIIVATDPTTAGVAASFASLGDIIIAEPKSMIGFAGPRVIANTINAELPEGFQTAEFMREHGFVDRIVHRRDLRREIARIIDYCGK; encoded by the coding sequence ATGAGCGAGGAGCGGGCGGGGGTTCCGGCGGGGCTTTGGGCCCGGTGCGAGTCCTGCGGGCACATGGTCTACGAGAAGGAAGTGGCGGAGGCGCTCTTCGTCTGTCCGGAGTGCGATCACCACCGCCGGATCGACGCCCGCACGCGCATCGAGCAGATCGTCGATCCCGGCTCGTTCGAGGAGTTTGCGGTGGACCTGCGTTCCACCGATCCCCTGGGTTTTCAGGATCGCCTTCCGTACAAGGAGCGCCTGATCCAGGAAGAGGAGAAAACGGGGGAGAAGGAGGCCGTGGTCGTCGGGCGGGCGTTCATCCGCGGCCGTGCAGTCATACTCGCGGTGATGAATCCGAAGTTCATCATGGCTTCGATGGGGGCCGTGGTGGGTGAGAAGATCACACGGGCCATTGAGCAGGCTCGGGACGAGAACGTGCCGGTGGTCATCGTGACGGCGTCCGGCGGCGCGCGAATGCAGGAAGGGATGGTCTCGCTGGTGCAGATGGCCAAGACCTCGGCCGCGCTGGCTCAACTGGATGACGCCAAGGGACTCTCGATCATCGTGGCGACCGATCCCACGACCGCAGGGGTGGCGGCCAGCTTTGCGAGCCTGGGGGACATCATTATCGCCGAACCGAAGTCGATGATCGGCTTTGCCGGTCCGCGGGTCATCGCCAACACCATCAATGCCGAGCTTCCCGAGGGATTTCAGACGGCCGAGTTCATGCGCGAGCATGGCTTCGTCGATCGCATCGTGCATCGCCGCGACTTGCGCCGTGAAATCGCGCGGATTATCGACTACTGCGGGAAGTAG
- a CDS encoding S8 family serine peptidase, with translation MLHHKGNHALTFCVATVSVLGTSVADLEAGTPPNDPLFEQQWGLHNTGQDVAGHAGLVGADIDLLDAWDIHRGTRPVVVAIVGPGVNPHMEFADRLLPGFATAGDPRDWSDDCTDQGAFAAGIIAAEVNNGAGIAGIQDHVRILPVRIQTGCAIANQDLVEGIEWAVGQGAEIIIIPVASGTSSSIVEAAVEGADNAGVLVLAPAGNVGEPFVRFPAAYAHCLAVSSTDASDSTSGNYGPEMDVAAPGVNVISTDGSGGYQSFEFSTSAAIAHVAGVAALLRSYNPALTNAQIRQILLDTADDLGTPGWDQHFGAGRINARRALEAAPPPGLRLVPMEPVPDFVRPGRVTALTIGIEEAAESIAPGSARLWYRADGGIYVSTPLVPLGGGIYQADLPSQSCGAEVDYYVRVEGDGGAVATEPAGAPANTWHSTARFDRVLFADDFESDRGWAVITINPSQTHGVWERGDPRGMFNLTPADPPYDYTVPPGTHCYFTERHSGGSIGTNDVDFGPVRLLSPVIELQAPDAEINYARYFHSTGGIPDRLTVELSRDGGNTWVLVESVQHEPVWVPRSLRLSDFPQISGQLLRMRFSTSDDPSDSLTEAAIDDFSVRALSCTPIGGDYNLDGFVSLTDYLGLSECLLGPVFPYANTDCRRVDFDNDDHVNLRDVAAFGESFDP, from the coding sequence ATGTTGCACCACAAAGGCAATCATGCTCTCACATTCTGCGTAGCGACTGTCTCAGTACTGGGAACAAGCGTAGCCGATCTTGAGGCGGGCACGCCTCCGAATGATCCCCTTTTTGAGCAACAATGGGGATTACACAACACCGGACAAGACGTTGCGGGTCACGCCGGTCTGGTCGGCGCGGATATCGACTTGCTCGACGCGTGGGACATTCACCGCGGGACCCGCCCGGTGGTGGTGGCCATTGTCGGCCCCGGCGTCAATCCTCATATGGAGTTCGCCGACCGATTGCTGCCCGGCTTTGCCACCGCAGGTGATCCCCGTGACTGGAGTGATGATTGTACGGACCAGGGAGCTTTTGCCGCGGGAATCATTGCGGCCGAGGTGAACAATGGTGCCGGGATCGCCGGCATTCAGGATCACGTGCGAATACTGCCGGTCCGCATCCAGACTGGCTGCGCGATCGCCAACCAAGACCTCGTTGAAGGTATCGAATGGGCGGTCGGACAGGGCGCAGAGATCATCATCATCCCCGTCGCATCGGGAACGAGCAGCAGCATCGTCGAAGCGGCGGTTGAAGGCGCCGACAACGCGGGCGTCCTGGTTCTCGCCCCTGCCGGAAACGTCGGCGAGCCCTTCGTTCGCTTTCCGGCTGCCTACGCCCATTGCCTGGCGGTGAGCTCGACCGATGCCTCCGATAGCACGTCCGGCAACTACGGACCGGAGATGGATGTGGCCGCACCCGGGGTGAACGTGATTTCCACCGACGGAAGCGGGGGATACCAGTCTTTCGAGTTCTCGACGTCGGCCGCGATCGCCCATGTGGCCGGGGTGGCCGCCCTGCTTCGTTCGTACAACCCTGCGCTGACGAATGCGCAGATTCGGCAGATTCTGCTGGACACCGCCGACGACCTGGGAACGCCCGGCTGGGATCAACATTTCGGCGCGGGCCGGATCAATGCGCGGCGGGCACTCGAGGCTGCCCCGCCTCCGGGTTTGCGCCTTGTGCCGATGGAGCCCGTACCCGACTTCGTGCGCCCGGGACGGGTCACGGCACTGACCATCGGTATCGAGGAAGCTGCGGAGTCGATCGCGCCGGGTTCCGCCCGGCTGTGGTATCGTGCCGACGGGGGGATCTATGTTTCCACGCCGCTGGTTCCGCTGGGCGGCGGGATTTATCAGGCCGACCTGCCGTCCCAATCCTGCGGAGCCGAAGTCGATTACTACGTTCGCGTGGAAGGCGACGGCGGTGCGGTCGCCACGGAGCCAGCAGGCGCACCGGCGAACACATGGCACTCCACGGCGCGATTCGATCGTGTGCTCTTTGCTGACGATTTCGAATCCGACCGCGGATGGGCGGTCATTACGATCAACCCGTCGCAAACGCACGGTGTCTGGGAGCGCGGCGATCCCCGGGGCATGTTCAATCTGACGCCCGCTGATCCGCCCTACGACTACACCGTTCCGCCCGGAACCCATTGCTATTTCACCGAGCGACATTCGGGCGGCTCGATCGGCACGAATGACGTGGACTTCGGCCCGGTGCGGCTGTTGTCGCCAGTTATCGAGCTTCAGGCCCCCGATGCGGAGATCAACTACGCCCGCTACTTCCACAGTACGGGCGGGATTCCGGACCGCCTCACCGTGGAGCTTTCGCGCGACGGCGGGAATACGTGGGTGCTCGTCGAATCCGTGCAGCATGAGCCGGTGTGGGTACCCAGGAGCCTGCGGCTGAGTGACTTCCCGCAGATCAGCGGTCAGCTTCTCCGCATGCGCTTCAGCACGAGTGACGATCCGAGCGATTCGCTGACCGAGGCGGCGATCGACGACTTCTCGGTGCGAGCCCTTTCCTGCACGCCCATCGGCGGGGATTACAACCTCGACGGCTTCGTGAGCCTGACGGACTACCTCGGGCTTTCCGAATGCCTGCTCGGGCCCGTATTTCCTTATGCCAACACGGATTGCCGCCGGGTCGACTTCGACAATGACGATCACGTCAACCTGCGCGACGTGGCGGCTTTCGGCGAGTCCTTCGACCCCTGA
- a CDS encoding DUF1579 domain-containing protein, translated as MRTRMVLGGFLCAAVAVWLSGSVLAQSKEKSGGAHGQGHGEHAGHGHEGHDHGDPGQMSEEEMMKQWMALNAPDEHHQHLAAMEGVWKTESKWWMSPESEPSMSTGKSVKKMVLDGRYLREESEGEVGPGMSFQGLGFTSYDKAAGQFQATWMDSMSTSLIYATGTCDASGKKFEYHGAYMDPMMKKMKKFRNVLKVINNDKHVFEMYESMEGAPEFKTLEITYTRG; from the coding sequence ATGCGTACGCGAATGGTGCTTGGGGGATTTCTTTGCGCTGCGGTGGCGGTTTGGCTGAGTGGGTCGGTGCTTGCCCAGTCGAAAGAGAAATCGGGTGGAGCGCACGGGCAGGGTCATGGTGAGCATGCCGGCCACGGGCATGAAGGTCACGACCATGGCGATCCGGGGCAGATGTCTGAGGAGGAGATGATGAAGCAGTGGATGGCGCTCAACGCCCCCGACGAGCATCATCAACACCTCGCGGCCATGGAAGGCGTGTGGAAGACGGAGTCGAAGTGGTGGATGAGCCCGGAGTCCGAGCCGTCGATGAGCACGGGCAAATCGGTGAAGAAGATGGTCCTTGACGGGCGGTATCTGCGCGAGGAATCGGAGGGGGAAGTCGGTCCGGGCATGTCGTTCCAGGGTTTGGGCTTTACCTCATACGACAAGGCGGCCGGTCAGTTCCAGGCGACGTGGATGGACTCGATGTCGACGTCGCTCATCTATGCCACGGGTACCTGCGACGCCTCGGGCAAGAAGTTCGAGTACCACGGCGCGTACATGGACCCGATGATGAAGAAGATGAAGAAGTTTCGCAACGTGCTGAAGGTCATCAACAACGACAAGCACGTTTTCGAGATGTACGAGTCGATGGAAGGCGCGCCGGAATTCAAGACGCTGGAGATCACGTATACGCGCGGGTAA